A region of Oncorhynchus masou masou isolate Uvic2021 chromosome 29, UVic_Omas_1.1, whole genome shotgun sequence DNA encodes the following proteins:
- the LOC135518946 gene encoding axoneme-associated protein mst101(1)-like yields the protein MRSMDNQILAVEREAVEREAVEREAVEREAVEREAVEREAVEREAVERDAVEREAVEREAVEREAVEREAVDREAVEREAVEPEAVERESVEREAVERETVEREAVEREAVEREAVEREAVEREAVEREQLTNPSGYKER from the coding sequence GCTGTTGAACGAGAGGCTGTGGAACGAGAGGCTGTGGAACGAGAGGCTGTTGAACGAGAGGCTGTGGAACGAGAGGCCGTGGAACGAGAGGCCGTGGAACGAGAGGCTGTTGAACGAGACGCTGTGGAACGAGAGGCTGTTGAACGAGAGGCTGTTGAACGAGAGGCTGTGGAACGAGAGGCTGTGGATCGAGAGGCTGTTGAACGAGAGGCTGTGGAACCAGAGGCCGTGGAACGAGAGTCCGTTGAACGAGAGGCCGTGGAACGAGAGACTGTGGAACGAGAGGCCGTGGAACGAGAGGCCGTTGAACGAGAGGCCGTGGAACGAGAGGCTGTGGAACGAGAGGCTGTGGAACGAGAGCAACTTACCAACCCCAGCGGCTACAAAGAGAGGTAG